The Streptomyces durmitorensis genome contains the following window.
GCCGCGCTGGGCCACCAGGGCGTCGCGGATCTCCTTGAGGACCTCCAGCTCCGAGAGCTCGAGAACCTCCTGCGTCCCCTCCTTGGCGGCCTTCCGCGCGGCCTGCTTCGCCAGGTACTTGGCCATGGGCAGCACCATCAGGAAATAGACGACGGCCGCGGTGATCACGAAGCTGAGCGTCGCGCTGAGCACGGAGCCCCACATGATCGGGATGCCGCTCTCGACCGTGCCGTCGGCCTTCATGACGCACGGGGCCTTCAGGCATGAGCTGTAGTGGTCGAGGTCCTTCGTACCGAAGGCACCGACCAGCGGGTTGATGACACCCTTCACCACGGAGTTCACGATGTTCGTGAACGCGGCGCCGATGACCACCGCGACCGCCAGGTCGATGACATTGCCGCGCATCAGGAAGGCCTTGAAGCCCTCCCAGAGACTCGGTTCGTTCTTCTCGCTCACCACGAGGCCTTTCGTTGCAACTGCAGGTCGTGAAACAAACAGCTTCGAAACCTACGGCAGGGCCTGGCAGCACTGTCCAATTGGGTAACACGAATGAGCGACTTGACAGGATGTCAGTGCAGTTGCACACGGCGTGGGTCAGCACAACGTCACCGCCAGACGCATGCTCGCACCGGCTCCGGCGAGCCGTGCCGCCGTCGGCCGTGGCACGGAGAGCACCACCAACGCCCCTGCCTCGGCGGCACTTTCGGCCGCGCCATCGCCGGGCTCGGGTACCTCGGCCACCCTGGCCCCGGCAGCCACCACCCGTGACGCGGAGCCATCGGCGGCGACGACATCGACCCGGTCGCCCCGGTGCAGAAGCCGCACCGTCTCCGCGTCCGCGATCCGCACGGGCGCCGTCACCCAAGGGGTGGCCCGCTCCGGCCGCGGCGAGGAGGAGGCAGCCGTCGGATGCCCCGGTGGCCGCGCCCGCTCGGCATCCCGTGGCCCGGCGGCCACCAGTGCCGCCGCGGTGACCGCGAGCCCCGCGGCCATGGCCCGCCGTCTGTGCCGCAGCAGCCTTCGCAGCCGGTGCCGCCCGCCTCGTACGCGCACGGGGGCGAAATGGGGTACCGGACAGGGCGCGGGAGGAGAAGAGGACGGGATGTCTGAGGGAACGTGTGCCACGACGGCCACCGCCTGCGGAGAGAGGAGAGAGTCGGGAGAACTGCGGATCTTGCCTTCCGCCCTCACGATGCAGGCCCGCGCCGAATCCCGCTGAGCCCCGTGGACTACTCGCGGGTTGTGGACAACTCCCTCACCCGAAGGGGAAGTTCCGGCCCCGAACGCCCCTTGTCCCCAACGGACTCGGACACCTCACGGCAGCCGAATCCCCGTCTCCATCCCGCCCAGCGCCCCCGCACACAAGCAGTCCCGCTCACCCTCCGCCGGCAGCCCCGCCACCGCGTCGAACAGCACCGTCCGCAGCCGGTCCACATTCGCCGCGAACACCTGGAGCACCTCTCCGTGCGAGACGCCCTCGCCGCTCTCCGCCCCCGCGTCCAGGTCCGTGACCAGCGTCAACGACGTGTAGCAGAGCTCCAGTTCACGGGCGAGCACGGCCTCGGGATGCCCCGTCATGCCGACCACCGACCAGCCCTGCGCCGCGTGCCAGAGCGATTCGGCCCGGGTCGAGAACCGCGGCCCTTCGATCACCACGAGCGTCCCGCCGTCCACCGGCTCCCACTCACGCCCGCGGGCCGCCTTCAGGGCGGCGCTGCGTCCGACGGGGCAGTACGGGTCGGCCGGCGACACGTGCACGACGTTCGGGATGCTCCCGTCCGCCAGCGGCACCCCGTCGAAATACGTCTGCGTACGCGTCTTCGTGCGGTCCACGAGCTGATCGGGCACCAGCAGCGTCCCGGGCCCGAAATCGGGCCGCAGCCCGCCCACCGCACACGGGCCGAGCACCTGCCGTACGCCCACGGAACGCAGCGCCCACAGGTTGGCGCGGTAGTTGATGCGATGCGGCGGCAGATGGTGTCCGCGGCCGTGCCGGGGCAGGAACGCGACCCGCCGTCCGGCGATGTCACCGAGGAAGAGGGAGTCGCTCGGCGCTCCGTAGGGGGTGTCGACCTGGAGCTCGGTCACGTTGTCGAGGAAGGAGTAGAGACCGGAGCCGCCGATGACACCGATCTCGGCGCGTTCCGTGCTGGTCGTGTCCGCCGTATTCACCATGCCGAGCACAGTAGCCGGGCCCCGGAACGCCGAAATCCCCGCTGTCGGACGACAGCGGGGGCCTGGAGAAAGAACCTAGGCGGCCGACGAGCTGGAGGAACTCGAAGAGCTGGACGAGCCGGCCGACGAACCCGAGGAGGAGCCGGACGACTTCGAGTCCGAAGAGCCCGAGGAGGAGGACGAAGCGCCCGCGGTGGACTTGGAGTCCGACGGCTTGGAGTCCGAGGACTTCGACGCGTTCGCCGTCGACGGCGTGCTGCTCGACGACGAGCCGCGGCTGTCGTTGCGGTAGAAACCGGAGCCCTTGAAGACGATGCCGACCGCCGAGAACACCTTCTTGAGGCGTCCGTCGCAGCTGGGGCATACGGTCAGGGCGTCATCAGTGAACTTCTGCACCGCCTCGAGGCCCTCGCCGCATTCGGTGCACTGGTACTGGTACGTCGGCACTTGCTTCCTCCTGGCACTCTCACTCGTTGAGTGCTAACGACGGTCCATAGTGACGTATTCCGCGGGATCAGTCCACCGTGACCGGCTCGCGGTGACCGACGCCACGTGCGACGGTGCGTCCGACGGACCGCGGAACGAGCCGCGAACGCAGGGTCACGAGCACCGCGAGCGCGAGCGCCGTACCGCCCAGCGGCACCAGGAAACCGGCGCCGTCCCAGAAGCGGTCCTCAAGCTGTCCCGCGACCGTGACGGCGGCCGCCTGGCCGAGCGCGACGGCGCCGGTGAGCCAGGTGAACGCCTCGGTGCGGCCTGACGGGTCCACCAGCCGGTCGACCAGCGTGTAGCCGGTGATCAGCGCGGGCGCGATGCAGACGCCGACCAGGAGGCCGAGCCCGGCGAGCAGCACCACGGAGTGCGCGGCCCACAGGCCGGAGGCCATCAGGGTCAGCGCCGCGTACCCGACGAGGAGCCGCCGCTGCGGGGCGATCTTCCAGGCGATGGCTCCGCAGACGAGTCCGGAGAGCATGTTGCCCGCCGCGAACGTGCCGTACAGGACGCCGTTCAGGCCGGGTTCGCCGATGGACTCGGTGAAGGCGGCCAGCGAGACCTGCATGCCGCCGAAGACGGCGCCGATGCCCAGGAAGGTCACGATCAGCACCCGCACACCGGGGATCCGCAGCGCCGAGACGTGCTCCACGCGCGCGTGCTCCTCGCGGGAGGCGGGCTTGGGCTGGGTGCTCTTCTGCGCGGCGAACAGCAGGCCGCCCACCAGCGTGAGTCCGGCCTCCGTGAAGAGTCCGGCCGCCGGGTCGATGGTCGTGCACAGCGCGGTCGCGAAGAGCGGGCCGAGGACGAACGTCAGCTCGTCCGTGACCGACTCGAAGGCGGCCGCCGTGCCCGCCAGCGGGGAGTCCTGGAGCTTGACGCCCCAGCGGGCCCGCACCATGGGACTGATCTGCGGCTGCGAGGCGCCGGTGGGCACCGCCGCGACGAAGAGCGCCCACAAGGGGGCGTCGGAGAGTGCGAGCACCGTCAGGGAGAGCACCGACACCGTGTGGATGAGGACACCCGGCACCAGTACGGCCCGCTGGCCGAACCGGTCGGCGAGCTTGCCGCCGAAGGGGGCGAAGACCGCCATGGAGACGCCGGTGACGGCCGATACGGCGCCCGCGACGCCGTACGAGCCGGTGGTGTGCTGCACGAGCAGCACGATGGAGATGGTCAGCATCGCGAAGGGCTGTCGTGCCGCGAAGCCGGGCAGGAGAAACGTCCAGGCGCCGCGGGTGCGCAGCAGCTGTCCGTATCCGGGGCGGGAGGTGACCGTGGATGCCACGGCCCGTGCCTTTCTGCCGCCTGGTAGCGCGGCCCCCCTTTTCAGGGCGACGGCGCCGAGAGCTGTCCTCTTGCGCGGGACTGCGGTAGATGCCGGTTGCCCACTGCGAGGACACGCGGCCGCCATACGGTCGGCGCCAGCTCTGCTTCAGACAGAGTTGGTTCGATCAGTTGGTACAGAAGAAGTGTGCCTTCATCGTACAGGGAATGGGACCACCGGACCTGTGAATACGGAGAATGAGGCGCCCGTCACCTGCGATTAACCCGCTCTTCCGGCTCCTGGCCAGCGGTTCCCAGCCATCCGGCCAGCTTTCCGCCCTGTCCGACGGCCCGCAGCCGCTTCTCCGCCGCGTCCCGCACCGGGTCGGTCGCGACCACCAGGAGTTCGTCCCCGCGCTGGAGCACGGTCGTGGGCTGCGGTACGAATGATTCGCCGTTGCGAACGACGAGCGTGACCGCCGCCCCCGCGGGCATTCGCAGCTCGCCCACCTCGACGCCGTGCATCCGCGATCCCTTCGGGATCGCCACCGAGAGCAGGTGTCCGCGAAGGCGCTCCAGGGGTGCCGATTCGATGCCCAGGTCGGCGGCGCCCGAGGAGTCGCCGAGGCGCAGTTTCCTGGCCAGCCACGGCAGCGTAGGGCCCTGGATGAGGGTGTAGACGACGACCAGGACGAAGACGATGTTGAAGATCCGCTGGCTGTCGTCGACGCCGTTCACCATCGGGATCGTGGCCAGGATGATGGGCACGGCTCCGCGCAGTCCCGCCCAGGACATCAGGGCCTTCTCCTGCCAGGGCATGCGGAACGGCAGCAGGCTGGCGATGACCCCCAGAGGTCTGGCCACCATGGTCAGGATCAAGCCGATGATGATCGCGGGCCAGGTGTCGTCGAGCAGGTCGTGCGGGGTGACCAGGAGGCCGAGCAGGACGAACATGCCGATCTGCGCGATCCAGCCGAGGCCTTCGGCGAAGCCGCGGGTGGCGGGCCAGTGCGGCAGCTTGGCGTTGCCGAGGACCATCGAGGCGAGGTAGACGGCGAGGAATCCACTGCCGTGCGCCATGGCTCCGGCCGCGTAGGCGGCGACCGCGATGGCCATCACGGCGATGGGGTAGAGGCCGGACGCGGGCAGTGCCACGTGCCGCAGGCCGAAGGCGCCGAGCCAGCCCACCGCGATGCCGATGGCGGCACCGATGGCCAGCTCCAGGGCGATCTCGCCGATCAGGACGTACCAGTGCTCCACGGGGCCCGCGGTGGAGAAGGCCACGACCAGGATCACCACAGGGGCGTCGTTGAACCCCGACTCAGCTTCCAGGATGCCCGTCACGCGGGAGGGCAGCGGCACCTTGCGCAGCACGGAGAAGACCGCCGCCGCGTCCGTCGAGGAGACCACCGCGCCGATGATGAGCGCCTGCCGCCAGTCGATGCCGACCAGGTAATGGGCAGCGGCTGCCGTCACGCCGACACTCACCGCGATGCCGACGAGCGACAGGGCGGC
Protein-coding sequences here:
- the mscL gene encoding large conductance mechanosensitive channel protein MscL; this encodes MVSEKNEPSLWEGFKAFLMRGNVIDLAVAVVIGAAFTNIVNSVVKGVINPLVGAFGTKDLDHYSSCLKAPCVMKADGTVESGIPIMWGSVLSATLSFVITAAVVYFLMVLPMAKYLAKQAARKAAKEGTQEVLELSELEVLKEIRDALVAQRGSGHDER
- a CDS encoding S-methyl-5'-thioadenosine phosphorylase — translated: MVNTADTTSTERAEIGVIGGSGLYSFLDNVTELQVDTPYGAPSDSLFLGDIAGRRVAFLPRHGRGHHLPPHRINYRANLWALRSVGVRQVLGPCAVGGLRPDFGPGTLLVPDQLVDRTKTRTQTYFDGVPLADGSIPNVVHVSPADPYCPVGRSAALKAARGREWEPVDGGTLVVIEGPRFSTRAESLWHAAQGWSVVGMTGHPEAVLARELELCYTSLTLVTDLDAGAESGEGVSHGEVLQVFAANVDRLRTVLFDAVAGLPAEGERDCLCAGALGGMETGIRLP
- a CDS encoding FmdB family zinc ribbon protein; its protein translation is MPTYQYQCTECGEGLEAVQKFTDDALTVCPSCDGRLKKVFSAVGIVFKGSGFYRNDSRGSSSSSTPSTANASKSSDSKPSDSKSTAGASSSSSGSSDSKSSGSSSGSSAGSSSSSSSSSSSAA
- a CDS encoding MFS transporter; amino-acid sequence: MASTVTSRPGYGQLLRTRGAWTFLLPGFAARQPFAMLTISIVLLVQHTTGSYGVAGAVSAVTGVSMAVFAPFGGKLADRFGQRAVLVPGVLIHTVSVLSLTVLALSDAPLWALFVAAVPTGASQPQISPMVRARWGVKLQDSPLAGTAAAFESVTDELTFVLGPLFATALCTTIDPAAGLFTEAGLTLVGGLLFAAQKSTQPKPASREEHARVEHVSALRIPGVRVLIVTFLGIGAVFGGMQVSLAAFTESIGEPGLNGVLYGTFAAGNMLSGLVCGAIAWKIAPQRRLLVGYAALTLMASGLWAAHSVVLLAGLGLLVGVCIAPALITGYTLVDRLVDPSGRTEAFTWLTGAVALGQAAAVTVAGQLEDRFWDGAGFLVPLGGTALALAVLVTLRSRLVPRSVGRTVARGVGHREPVTVD
- a CDS encoding potassium/proton antiporter, whose product is MTVHDLNQLLLICSLVLLVAVAAVRISSRSGLPSLLLYLGIGIAMGQDGIGNVTFNNAELTQVIGYAALVVILAEGGLGTKWKEIKPALPAAAALSLVGIAVSVGVTAAAAHYLVGIDWRQALIIGAVVSSTDAAAVFSVLRKVPLPSRVTGILEAESGFNDAPVVILVVAFSTAGPVEHWYVLIGEIALELAIGAAIGIAVGWLGAFGLRHVALPASGLYPIAVMAIAVAAYAAGAMAHGSGFLAVYLASMVLGNAKLPHWPATRGFAEGLGWIAQIGMFVLLGLLVTPHDLLDDTWPAIIIGLILTMVARPLGVIASLLPFRMPWQEKALMSWAGLRGAVPIILATIPMVNGVDDSQRIFNIVFVLVVVYTLIQGPTLPWLARKLRLGDSSGAADLGIESAPLERLRGHLLSVAIPKGSRMHGVEVGELRMPAGAAVTLVVRNGESFVPQPTTVLQRGDELLVVATDPVRDAAEKRLRAVGQGGKLAGWLGTAGQEPEERVNRR